In Prunus dulcis chromosome 1, ALMONDv2, whole genome shotgun sequence, the following are encoded in one genomic region:
- the LOC117613831 gene encoding bet1-like protein At4g14600, which produces MAAYGNAAPYRSREGLSTRPAASSDEIQLRIDPMHADLDDEITGLRSQVRRLRNVAQDIEAEAKFQNEFLNQLHMTLMKGQAGLKNNVRRLNKSIVQSGANHVVHVVVFALICFFMVYLWSKMFR; this is translated from the exons ATGGCGGCCTATGGCAATGCTGCTCCATACAGATCAAG GGAGGGTCTTAGCACAAGACCAGCAGCTAGCTCTGATGAAATCCAATTGAGGATTGATCCAATGCATGCCGATTTGGATGATGAGATCACTGGTCTCCGATCCCAAGTGAGAAGATTGAGAAAT GTAGCGCAAGATATAGAGGCGGAAGCAAAATTCCAGAATGAATTTCTCAATCAACTG CATATGACGCTGATGAAAGGTCAAGCAGGGTTGAAGAACAATGTCAGGAGATTGAACAAGAGCATCGTCCAGAGTGGAGCAAACCATGTTGTCCATGTAGTGGTTTTTGCgctaatttgtttctttatggTATACCTTTGGTCCAAAATGTTTAGATGA
- the LOC117619865 gene encoding uncharacterized protein LOC117619865 has product MEVKSRAKAFTKNKSFSHLTILISIGLFSLFLILILFHAQASPFGFTSLSTSSASWDFFKKWRGTEMDANLSSKLQDLVTFLPLKDIRFAKTAVEGNTWFMNSLIDTYEENESQYLYLPSEASKGRLLCLKGNDKRDGTKNSYALAWPEGLPNSTTLLKGLTFDAQSHQGWYFFHWGELRDQMGWWIQNVMQASFGQVPVEVLEKGDDGPYCFEKAVVMRHNVGKIGKLRKLQVSDLLRCKAREFCGINPAGRRKEVNVRGQPSIRLTLLMTRGSRSFKDPTAGINVFSRQCAMVDGCMLEVVQSEDLNFCDQLTNMLFMNGNSSIMEFFSRGWLKLARVGQNVYHWMADQSGMKHRCAWWDPHTDKECPDPTKQLECFLLYKDSQLGHTETYFAEWARTVLKQVRTSKQEQTIQSSQ; this is encoded by the exons ATGGAAGTGAAAAGCAGGGCCAAGGCATTTACCAAAAACAAGAGCTTTAGTCACTTAACCATTCTCATCAGCATTGGCcttttttctctgtttctgaTTCTCATCCTATTTCATGCACAGGCCTCTCCTTTTGGGTTTACTTCATTGTCCACATCTTCTGCTTCATgggatttcttcaagaaatggAGAGGAACAGAAATGGATGCCAATCTTAGCTCGAAACTCCAAGACTTGGTCACGTTTCTTCCTCTCAAAGACATAAGGTTTGCTAAGACTGCAGTGGAGGGGAACACTTGGTTTATGAACTCTTTGATTGACACatatgaagaaaatgaatccCAGTATCTCTATTTGCCCTCAGAAGCATCCAAGGGAAGGCTGCTGTGCCTCAAAGGGAATGACAAAAGAGATGGCACCAAAAACTCATATGCCTTAGCATGGCCTGAAGGTCTACCAAACTCAACCACACTCTTGAAGGGCCTCACTTTT GATGCTCAAAGCCATCAAGGTTGGTACTTTTTCCACTGGGGAGAGCTCAGAGACCAAATGGGATGGTGGATTCAGAATGTCATGCAAGCAAGTTTTGGGCAGGTGCCAGTTGAAGTACTTGAAAAAGGAGATGATGGGCCTTACTGTTTTGAGAAGGCAGTTGTGATGAGGCACAATGTTGGGAAAATAGGGAAGCTCAGGAAGCTTCAGGTCTCTGACTTGTTGAGATGTAAAGCAAGAGAATTTTGTGGCATAAACCCTGCAGGTAGGAGGAAGGAGGTGAATGTGAGAGGGCAGCCAAGTATAAGGTTGACATTGCTGATGacgagaggttcaagatcaTTCAAGGATCCAACGGCTGGGATTAATGTATTCTCAAGGCAGTGTGCAATGGTGGACGGGTGCATGTTAGAGGTGGTTCAGTCTGAAGATCTGAATTTCTGTGATCAG CTAACAAACATGCTCTTCATGAATGGAAACAGTAGCATAATGGAGTTTTTCTCCAGAGGATGGTTGAAGCTTGCCAGGGTCGGCCAGAATGTTTATCATTGGATGGCAGACCAATCCGGCATGAAGCACAGATGTGCATGGTGGGACCCCCACACCGACAAGGAATGCCCAGACCCTACAAAACAACTAGAATGCTTTCTCCTTTACAAAGACAGCCAGCTTGGCCACACTGAAACCTACTTTGCAGAGTGGGCAAGAACAGTCCTCAAACAAGTAAGAACAAGCAAGCAAGAACAAACCATCCAAAGTTCTCAGTGA